A single Mustela lutreola isolate mMusLut2 chromosome X, mMusLut2.pri, whole genome shotgun sequence DNA region contains:
- the LOC131821582 gene encoding large ribosomal subunit protein uL23-like: MALKAKKEAPAPPKAKAKAKALKAKKAALKGVHSHKKKKIHTSPKFRRPKTLRLRRQPKYPRKSTPRRNKLDHYAIIKFPLTTESAMKKIEDNNTLVFIVDVKANKHQIKQTVKKLYDMDVAKVNTLIRPDGEKKAYVRLAPDYDALDVANKIGII; the protein is encoded by the coding sequence ATGGCGCTgaaagctaagaaggaagcccctgcccctcccaaagccaaagccaaagcaaaggctttgaaagccAAGAAAGCGGCGCTGAAAGGCgtccacagtcacaaaaaaaagaagatccacACATCACCTAAGTTCCGACGACCCAAGACTCTGCGTCTCCGAAGGCAACCCAAATACCCTCGAAAGAGCacccccaggagaaacaagcttgaccactatgccatcatcaagttccccctgactactgagtcagccatgaagaaaatagaagacaacaacacacttgtgttcattgtggatgtcaaggccaacaagcaccagatcaaacagactgtgaagaagctctatgacatggatgtagccaaggtcaacaccttaatcaggcctgatggagagaagaaggcatatgttcggctggcccctgactatgatgctttggatgttgccaacaaaattgggatcatctaa